Part of the Synechocystis sp. PCC 7509 genome is shown below.
GAGCAATTCTTCTCCCTATTGAAATATCCGAAAGCTATATCTAGTAAAGCTTTTAAACGAAGTGGCACCTTTTTACACGTATCTCGGCTCAATCCCATTAAAGTCTGCCTCGCTCTGCCACTCCGCCATTATTGGCTTTTTAGTCGCCCCGTCGTACACTCTGGCAAATACTACCGTTTCATCGCCGGGAGCTACAGCAATAGTTAGCGGTAAAGCAAGAACTTCGCTACTCAAAGTATTCAGTGCTAGTAATAATTCTTTAGAAAACACCGTGCCAAAGCCTGTACGAACTACATAAGTGCGATCGCACTCAATGGTGATGTCAAGCTTGATTTGCTCCTTATTTTTAAACTCCCTATGCACTATCTCTAAGCTTTTAATAGTACCTGTCAGTCCTTTCTCAGGAATGTAATTCTTTGAATTGTTTTCACCCAAGAAATACCATAAACCCTGTTCTGGTTCGTTGCCTACAAAAATATATTGGCTGCTTGGTGGAGTACAAAAACCTAGGGATAAAGTAGGTTTTTCTTTGAGGTTCTCCAGAGCGATCGCTATCCGTTCTAAAAGCGCAAAGCTTGGGGGGATGGTTTCCTCCCCCAAGGCTTTGTAAGAGGGTTGTTCGTTCATGTTACTGTTGGTTTTAGTAGTATTAGTAGCCTATATAATTAGTATTTTACTATTGATTATATAGGCTATTTATTATTAGAATGGGCAGTCAACAGAGACTAGATCGCAAGCGTATTGATTACCATTTCTAGCAGTCCCTAACCCTGCCTGAAAACTGATAAAAGCAGGAGCTAATTTAACATTTGTCAAACAAAGTTCCATCGTTGACTTCCTGAACCTCCCCAAATAAGTCAGTTAAGCGATCGCGGATAATCCTCACCAATTCGTCATCACCCATAGCAATCCTGGTTTTTTCTTCACCCCCATGCTCCAACTCTGTCCACTTCACAGAACGGTGCAAAACTTCCATTAAGTCAGCACATCGGTTCAATTCTTCAATCCAACGTAAAAGCAAAATTCCCGGTACAGTACGATCCTTTATCATATGATTCTCGCCCTTTTGTTGTAAGTAAATTGTTCGCTCCAACTAATAACAGTTGGAGCATTTTAGGAGATTAAAATGGACAGTCAACAACTACGCGATCGCAAGCGTAAGCGTAGCTATTTCTAGTAATTCCTTTAATGCCACAAATGCCATTATTTAAGTGGGCGCATTGATGGCAAACTAAAGGAAATTCTTTGCTTTCAGTATTAATTACTGGTAGCACGGGTTCGCGTCTGGGATAATCGCGCATTCCTTGAACGAAGCCCTGGAGGTAACATATTTCGCTCATCTGGGGAAGCCGACCGTCCGCCGCGTCCGTGATGCCAGAAATGTATATTTCCTCGATGATTTGGTCTTGTGCTAGGCGCTGGTCTTGATCTAAATCAGTGCAATATGTCATTATTTGTTTACCTGACGATTTTGGGTACGGGCGATCGCATCCCCGTCGAAAGTTTTGCGATCGCCTTTTAAACTAGCTATTTACTATTATAATCGTGTATACGCGATTATGCAAGCTATAAGCTCTTAGTTTTAGTATCTTTACACTAACCGTGTAGACTCGGTTATCATGAAGATATGAAAGGGAACAGAACAGGGAAAGGACATTTTCAGGTAAAAGGAAGTGAGCCACTGGCAAAGAAGCCAGTTATGGCTAGATTGCCTGTAAGCATAGACACTACAGTGCGCGAGTTGGCTGGAGATGAATTGAGTAACTGGATTAGGGAAGCGATCGCAGAGAAGCTAGAGCGAGAACAGCACGGCATTTTTCGGATGAATAATTCATCCGAAAAGATGCCTCAGCAGGATATGTCTGCTTGAAGCAGTGGGGGGAGTGTCAAACCAGAAGGATTAATGAAAGTTGCCTACATCAGATCAAGCGTTTGCCTCAGTAGTTGTTTGTCAAATGCTCTCAAACCTACTGCGAGACATCTCATTATTTCGCTACGATAGCCAAACAAAAGAAATATATATCCTTGCTGGGGATAACATCCAAGTTACTATTCCGCCAAGTGGCAAATGGGAATTTATCGATGAATAAGCCAAACTACAAACAAATGTCTAAAGAGGATTTAATCGCTTACATCAAACTAAATCGTACTGATGATGAAGCGATTAGAGAGTTATTTGTCAATCGTCGCAATCCAAACGCTAAACGATATCCTGCACCGTTAGACCCTGAAACTATACGGATTACAGAAGAAGCAATTAGGAATAAGGTGCTGGGACTGGGCGATCGCGTTTAAGGCAGTGCGAAGTCGCCCGTATCAACAAGGTGATTTTTTCCACCGACCAGCCGAGGCTAAGTGCCAAGCGCACCCCCTCTACTTTGGTTTGGGGGATGGCGATCGCACGGGTAATGTAACCATTATCTGAATAGGCATCGCCAGTCTTTTCTTCCCACCTGTAGACCCAATACCAGTGCTGCGGGTTATCTGCTATGCGATCGCCCTGGACTATCGGATAGGTGACATTACTCCCATTAGTTAGCTTCTTAGTGGTGGTTTTGCGTTCGAGCCAACCACTCGCTTTTTTGGCAGTCTTCATACTTGGTTTTAGTTAGGGGCGCGACGTTTGTGGGGGAAGATTCCCCCACAAAGCTCGCTTGGGAATTACACCCTCGTACTAATATCTTAAACAGACCTCGCACCCTTTGTTATCGCTAGCTATCACACCATAGCAAATTAAGCTATTAACTGCTATCAGTCTTTATCAAGCTTGATAGCTTTTATTATCACTTGCTATTAATACCTGATATACTGAGTTATCAGTTGATAAAAGGTGATAGCAATGAGCGAACGAGTACAGGTAATATTTCGCTGGGACAGGTCAAAGCTAGAGCAATTAAAAGCATGGGTAGCTTCGGAAAGACTCACCCTTCAGGAGGTCTTAGAGTCCTTAGCCACAAAGTTTTTAGACTCTCCTGATAGCAGTAAGATAACTGAAGATAGCAGTTATATATCAAATGATAGCAATGTGATAACAAGCTTGATAACAAGGCTAGAGCAGGTAGAGAAAACTGTTGCTGTCCTACCAGAACGAGTAGCAGCCCTGGAGTCCGAACTGGGGGAGTTAAGCGCCTGAGAGACAATACTTCTACTCTCAGGCAGAAGCCGCAGCGCCGAACAATCGCAAGGGACAGCGAAGTTACAGACCACCCTTGCGCGTTAGGCAATGGCGAGGAAACCCTAACCCGCAAAGAATTGGGCAAACTATTTAATGTCAGCCACGAAGCGATCCGGATTTGGGAAGAAAACGGAAAACTCCTAACGTTGGGATGGGAGCGAGTACCCCACATCAAAAGCCCAGTTAAGTACAGCCGTACTAAAGAGCTAATCGCCCCAGTCCCGCCAGCTTCCCCTCAAGACTAGCTACCCTATCCTCTAATGATGCGATCGCACCCTTAACGCTATTGGGGTCAGTTTGACCTAAATACTGAGCGATCGCATCCCTGACTATCTCAGCTTCCTTGCGACCCGCCGCCAGGGCGATCGCCTTGATTTCAAGCTGCCAAACTTCGGGAACTCTAGCCCCGACCATCGGTGAATATGACATCGCTGCTAATTCTGTTATCAGTTACTTATCAAGGGTAGATGATTATAACTGTAGTCGGTGATAGCAGCGATATCATAAGCAGAAACTATATAAAACGGCTACAACCCTGATGCTGTCGTGGGATGGAGAGTATTTGATTAATAAGTAAAAGTTAAGTAGTGTTGACTTATTCGCTATGGCAACGAGATAGCAATACTTTGAGCTATCTATTCCACCAAACTTACATTTCGTGTAATCTAGTGAAATCAGACAAATTTATCCAATGAAAGTAGCAGGAAACGGGCAAGGGAAAATATTAACTCCAGAAGAATTGAAGTTACTGTTTACTGAGGGATTTGTGAGGGAACGCGATCTCGCTTTGTTTGGCATCTGCTTATTTACTGGCTGTCGTGTCTCTGAAGCCCTAGCACTCCAGACTACAGATATCAAAGGTGGAA
Proteins encoded:
- a CDS encoding DUF6887 family protein; this encodes MNKPNYKQMSKEDLIAYIKLNRTDDEAIRELFVNRRNPNAKRYPAPLDPETIRITEEAIRNKVLGLGDRV
- a CDS encoding DUF6888 family protein; translation: MPTSDQAFASVVVCQMLSNLLRDISLFRYDSQTKEIYILAGDNIQVTIPPSGKWEFIDE